CCTCCGGTATGCCCTTCTGCCAGGTGTAGAAGGTCTCGCCGCCGACAAGCGCGCGGCTGGCCGCCTCGGAAATGAAGGCCGGTGTCGGCTGGTCGCCCTCGCCGGCCCAGAGCGGGATCATCCCGTCGCGACCGCGCCCGTGGTTCATCACCGCGACAATGCCGCTTTCGGGAGCGGCGCGCGCCTCGGCGCGCAAATTCTCGACCATGTCCATGGCAGGTTCCGTGTTTTCCTGCCGGCGAGTGCTATCGCGTTTCCCAAAGGCCGAAAACAGAAAAACCCGGCCGCAAGCGACCGGGTTCTTGGTCCAGATGGGCGAAAAGCTACTTCTTGGCGAGCAGGTCGCGAATTTCGGTGAGCAATGCCACATCGGCCGGCGGTGCAGCCGGAGCCGGGGCCGGCTTTTCCTTTTCCAGGCGCTTGCGCATATTGTTCACGGCCTTGACCATGATGAAGATGATCCAGGCCAGGATCAGGAAATTGAGCACCACGGTGATGAAGGAGCCGTAGGCAAACACGGCGCCCTGTTTCTTGGCTTCGGCCAACGTCACCGCGGTAACCGCCGACGACAGACCGAAGAAGTAGTTGTTGAAATCGAGGCCACCGAAGATGGCACCGACGATCGGCATGATGATGTCGTTGACCAACGAGTCGACGATCTTACCGAAGGCAGCGCCGATGATGACGCCGACCGCCAGATCCATCACATTGCCTTTGGAGATAAATTCCTGAAACTCTTTCAGCATCTTTTCCCTCTTCGTCGCGCAGGCTGCTTCCACAGCGGACTATCGGTCCCCTGTCCCGATTCGAGCATACAACAGCAAAAACCTCAGGTTGCACAGGCGAAAAACGCGAAGTGACGCGCACCGCACTGCGCGGCCGTCGGCATCTCCACGGCTTCCCGGCTGCGCCCAATGTCGTGATGGACTTGGCCTGGAAGCTGTGATTGCCTCGATCGGGAAGAGCAACGCAATATGGGAGGAGGACCCGGCGTGCAGGGCTGGTTCATCGTCATCATAGCGCTTGCCTATGTGACGCTCCTGTTCGGGATCGCCAGCCTCGGCGACCGGCGCTCGATCGCGGCGGGCCCGGGGCGGCCGCGGCCGTTCATCTATGCGCTCAGCCTCGCCATCTACTGCACGTCCTGGACCTTCTTCGGCTCGGTCGGCCTGTCGTCGGAACGGGGGCTGGAATTCCTCGGCATCTATATCGGCCCGATCCTGCTTTTCGTCTTCGGGTTTCCGCTCCTGTCGCGCATCGTGCGCCTGGCCAAGGCCGAGAAGATCACCTCGGTGGCTGACTTCCTTGGCGCGCGCTATGGCAAGAGTTTCACCGTCGCTGCCATCGCCACGCTGATCGCGACAGTCGGAGCCGTGCCCTATATCGCCCTGCAGCTAAAGGCGATCTCCGGTTCGGTCAACCTGATGGTCGAGCATTATTCCGGCTCGCCGCTCTCCTTCGACCCCTTCGTTTCAGACATCTCGCTGATCGTGGCGATGCTTCTGGCGGTGTTCGCCGTGCTGTTCGGCACCCGCCACGCCGACGCCACCGAACATCAGGACGGGCTGGTGCTGGCCGTGGCGGTGGAATCGGTGGTCAAGCTCGCCGCTTTCCTGGCGATCGGCCTGATGGTCACCTTCCTGATCTTCGGTGGACCGGGAGACATGTTCAGCCAGTTCGCGGCGACGCCGAAGGTCAAGGATGCCATGGGCTACGGCACGTCGCTGGCCACATGGCTGGTGCTGACCGGTCTCAGCGCCTTCGCCATCGTCATGCTGCCGCGCCAGTTCTATGTGATGATCGTCGAGAACCGCAGCGAGCGCGAACTGCGCACGGCGACATGGGTCTTCCCGCTCTACCTGATCGCCATCAACCTGTTCGTGCTGCCGATCGCCTTTGCCGGGCTGAGCTTTGTCGGCGGCCGCACCTCAAGCGACCTCTACGTTTTGTCGCTGCCGCTGCTCAGCGGTCATGACGGGTTGGCGATGGCCGCCTTCATCGGCGGGCTCTCGGCCGCCACCGCCATGGTCATCGTGGAATGCGTCGCGCTGGCGATCATGATCTCCAACGATCTCGTCATCCCACTGTTCGTGCGCCGCGTGCTGAAGAACAGTGCCTCGGAAAACGAGGACTGGTCGACGCTGATCCTCAATGTGCGCCGCGCCTCGATCTTCATCGTGCTGTTCATCGCCTTCCTCTACTATCGCGCCTCCACCGACAGCGCGCGGCTCTCCTCCATCGGCCTGATGTCCTTCGCGGCGATCGCGCAATTCGCGCCGGCTTTGATCGGAGGTTTGATATGGCGCCGCGCCAACGGACGGGGTGCCGCGCTCGGCATGGTGGCGGGCATTGCCATATGGGCCTTCACGCTCTTGTTTCCCTCGATCGCGGCACCCGACAACACCATCGTCGCGCAGGGCCTGTTCGGCATCCAGGCGCTGCGACCGCAGGCGCTGTTCGGCACGATTGCCGAACCGCTCAACCACGGCGTCATGTGGAGCCTGGCCATCAATGCCCTGTTCTTCGTGTTCGGCTCGCTGTCGCGCGCCTCGGTTCCGCTTGAGCGCATCCAGGCCGCGATCTTCGTGCCGCGCGACACGAGCCCGAAGCCCAGCCTGCGTCGCTTTCGCACCGCCACCACCGTCAACGACCTGAAGGACACGATCGGCCGTTACCTCGGGGTCGAACGCACCGAACGTTCGTTCCAGACCTTCGAACGGGACCAGGGCATTTCCCTGCATGGCAACGAACAGGCCAGCATGGAGACGATCCGTTTTTCCGAGCAGCTTCTGGCCAGCGCCGTCGGTTCGTCCTCGGCCAGGCTGGTGCTGTCGCTGCTGTTCCGCCGCAACGACCGCGAGTCCCGCGATGCCTTCCGGCTGCTCGACGATGCCACCGAGGCCCTGCAACACAACCGCGACCTTCTGCAGATCGCGCTGGACCAGATGGAACAGGGCATCACCGTCTTCGACCGGGACTTCCGGCTGATCTGCTGGAACCGCCAGTATCGGTCCCTGTTCGATCTGCCCGACGACATGGGCCAGGTTGGCGTGTCGCTCGACCGTATCCTCGGTCATCTGGCCGAACGGGGCGATATTTCGCCCGAAACCGGGCTTGCCGTGCTCGACCGGCTGGCCAGTTTTGTCGGCCCGTGGCAGCTCGAACTCAAAACCAGCGGCCGCATCCTGGAGCTGCGGTCGAACCCGATGCCGGATGGCGGCCTGGTCGCCACCTATGCCGACATATCCGCGCGCGTCGAGGCGGATCTGGCGCTCAAACGCGCCAATGAATCGCTGGAACAGCGCGTTAAAAGCCGCACTGCCGAACTTACCCGGGTCAACGAAGAACTGGCGCAGGCGCAGATGCTGGCCGAGGAGGCCAATCTCGGCAAGACACGGTTCCTGGCCGCCGCCGGCCACGACATCCTGCAGCCGCTCAATGCCGCCCGCCTCTATTGCGCTTCGCTGATCGAGAAGGCCGGCAAGGGCGCAAGCGGACAAGCGGCGATCAACATCGAATCCTCGCTGGAATCGGTGGAGACCATTCTGGGCGCCGTGCTCGACATCTCGCGGCTGGATGCCGGCGCCATGAAGCCGGAAGAGACGACCTTCCGCCTCGACGGCCTGCTTCGACAGGTCGGCACAGACTTCAAACCGCTCGCCGCAGAAAAACGCCTGAAACTGACCATCGTGCCCTCGTCGCTGTCGGTGACGACCGACCGCAACCTGCTCAGGCGGCTCATCCAGAACCTGGTGTCGAACGCCATCAAATACACGCGCAAGGGCCACATACTGGTCGGCGTGCGGCGGCGCGGCGAGTTGCTCGAGCTGCAGGTGATCGACACCGGCATCGGCATTGCCGGCGACAAATTGAACACCGTCTTCCACGAATTCACCCGGCTGGACGAAGGCGCGCGCGAGGCGCAGGGGCTCGGCCTCGGGCTGTCCATCGTCGACCGCATCGCCCGCGTGCTCAGGCTGGAGATCAGGCTTTTTTCCAACCAGGGCAGAGGCACGCGATTCTCCGTCGTCATGCCGGTGGCCGCAGCCGCGGAAGCGGCACCCGAAGCCAGGCCCCGCATGGCGGCGCGTCTCGGTTCGACACTTGCCGGCCTCTCAGTCGTCTGCATCGACAACGACACCCGCATCCTGGAAGGCATGCGGCTGCTGATCGAGGGTTGGGGATGCACGGCAACGACCTTGCAGGGCTCCGCCGATTTCAAGGCAAGGGCCAGCGCGCTGGCGCAACCCGACCTGATCCTCGCCGACTATCACCTTGATGGGGAAACGGGCCTGGATGTCGTCGCCCATCTGCGCCGGCACTATCGCGAGGCGATACCGGCGGTTCTGGTGACGGCCGACCGCACCAGCGAGGTGCGCATGGCGGCCGCCGAACTCGACGTGCCAGTGATCAACAAGCCGGTGAAGCCGGCGGCGCTGCGCACGATGATGGCAAGGGTGAAGCCGCTGGCACCTGCGGCGGAATAGATCAGCCGTTCTGCAGCGGGTCGCCGCCGATCTTGGCGAGTTGGATCACCGCCTGGGTGCGGCTGTCGACATCGAGCTTCTGCAGGATCGCCGAGACATGCGCCTTGATGGTTGCTTCCGAGACGCCGAGTTCATAGGCGATCTGCTTGTTGAGCAATCCTTCGCCCAACATGCCAAGCACCCGCGTCTGCTGCGGCGTCAGGGTCTGCAGGCGCTTGATGAGATCGGAGATTTCCTGATCGCGCTCGATGCCGAGATCGATGCCGGCGGGGACGGCGATATCGCCGGCGAGCACGGCCTTCACCGCCTCGCGGATGTCTTCCATGCTGGCCGACTTGGAGATGAAGCCGGAAGCGCCCAGTTCGAGCGCGCGGCGGATGGTGACCGGGTCGTCATGCGCCGAGACCACCACCATCGGCACCGACGGATGGATGCCGCGCAGCGAGATCAGGCCCGACAGCCCGCTGGCGCCGGGCATGGACAGGTCGAGCAGCAGGAGATCGATGTCCTCATTGGCGGTGACCAGCGCCTTGACGCTGTCGAAGTCACCGGCCTCATGAATGACGGCCACATCGCCGACGCCGGTAAGCGCCGCCTTGAGCGCCCCGCGAAAAAGGGGGTGATCGTCGGCGATGACGAAGCTGTAGCCTGCCGGCAAGATGTCCCTCCCCGATCCCTGTTCTCTTCCCGCAGGATCAAGCGATTGGATTATGCGGTGGCGGACGTCGTTTTCAAGCAGCAAAGACGACAGTCGGAAGGTTCCCAACAAGCTAGCCTGGATCAGGATCACTTCGATCCGATCCGGGTGGCGCCCAGAAAGCTCAGGTCTTCTGCAGACTTGGCTTGGTCGGGTCGCCGTTTTCCTTGTCCATGTCCTTCACGATGCCCATGAAGCCGCGCACGAAGCGCTCCATGTAGCTCATCGTCTTGTTGAAATCCTCCTCGCTGGGCAGCTTGGATTCCAGCTTGGCCGACAACGAATTCTCGAGCTTGGTGACACGACCGTCCAGGGCCTTGACCGTGCCTTGCAGACGGTCGATCTCGTCCTGGAAGGCAGCGCGTTCGTCGGCGGCGACGCGGCACACTAATTGCCCGTCGCGTTCGTTGCAGACCGACATGGCCCCAGTCTGGGTGTCCATGCGGACATAGCCCTGGTCAGTCTTTTCCAGCCGGTAGCGGCCGGCATCCTCGGCCAATGCGGGCGCGGCAAACAGCGCGGCCAGCGTAGCGGGAACGATGAGGTGTTCGAAACGCATGGTTTCCTCCTTCAGCCGTTGCGCGCAATCTGTCTGCGCTTTGCGCCGGAAATGGGGAGAGCCGCTTCTGCGCTCTTTTCCGGCCGTCACAATCAGACTATAGCGCAACCATGTCACGATTTATCTACAAGATCGTGCCGCAGGCCCTGTGGCGCGAAGCTGAACTTGCAGGCCGCTTCGACGGC
The genomic region above belongs to Mesorhizobium terrae and contains:
- the mscL gene encoding large conductance mechanosensitive channel protein MscL; protein product: MLKEFQEFISKGNVMDLAVGVIIGAAFGKIVDSLVNDIIMPIVGAIFGGLDFNNYFFGLSSAVTAVTLAEAKKQGAVFAYGSFITVVLNFLILAWIIFIMVKAVNNMRKRLEKEKPAPAPAAPPADVALLTEIRDLLAKK
- a CDS encoding NahK/ErcS family hybrid sensor histidine kinase/response regulator, translated to MQGWFIVIIALAYVTLLFGIASLGDRRSIAAGPGRPRPFIYALSLAIYCTSWTFFGSVGLSSERGLEFLGIYIGPILLFVFGFPLLSRIVRLAKAEKITSVADFLGARYGKSFTVAAIATLIATVGAVPYIALQLKAISGSVNLMVEHYSGSPLSFDPFVSDISLIVAMLLAVFAVLFGTRHADATEHQDGLVLAVAVESVVKLAAFLAIGLMVTFLIFGGPGDMFSQFAATPKVKDAMGYGTSLATWLVLTGLSAFAIVMLPRQFYVMIVENRSERELRTATWVFPLYLIAINLFVLPIAFAGLSFVGGRTSSDLYVLSLPLLSGHDGLAMAAFIGGLSAATAMVIVECVALAIMISNDLVIPLFVRRVLKNSASENEDWSTLILNVRRASIFIVLFIAFLYYRASTDSARLSSIGLMSFAAIAQFAPALIGGLIWRRANGRGAALGMVAGIAIWAFTLLFPSIAAPDNTIVAQGLFGIQALRPQALFGTIAEPLNHGVMWSLAINALFFVFGSLSRASVPLERIQAAIFVPRDTSPKPSLRRFRTATTVNDLKDTIGRYLGVERTERSFQTFERDQGISLHGNEQASMETIRFSEQLLASAVGSSSARLVLSLLFRRNDRESRDAFRLLDDATEALQHNRDLLQIALDQMEQGITVFDRDFRLICWNRQYRSLFDLPDDMGQVGVSLDRILGHLAERGDISPETGLAVLDRLASFVGPWQLELKTSGRILELRSNPMPDGGLVATYADISARVEADLALKRANESLEQRVKSRTAELTRVNEELAQAQMLAEEANLGKTRFLAAAGHDILQPLNAARLYCASLIEKAGKGASGQAAINIESSLESVETILGAVLDISRLDAGAMKPEETTFRLDGLLRQVGTDFKPLAAEKRLKLTIVPSSLSVTTDRNLLRRLIQNLVSNAIKYTRKGHILVGVRRRGELLELQVIDTGIGIAGDKLNTVFHEFTRLDEGAREAQGLGLGLSIVDRIARVLRLEIRLFSNQGRGTRFSVVMPVAAAAEAAPEARPRMAARLGSTLAGLSVVCIDNDTRILEGMRLLIEGWGCTATTLQGSADFKARASALAQPDLILADYHLDGETGLDVVAHLRRHYREAIPAVLVTADRTSEVRMAAAELDVPVINKPVKPAALRTMMARVKPLAPAAE
- a CDS encoding response regulator transcription factor, which translates into the protein MPAGYSFVIADDHPLFRGALKAALTGVGDVAVIHEAGDFDSVKALVTANEDIDLLLLDLSMPGASGLSGLISLRGIHPSVPMVVVSAHDDPVTIRRALELGASGFISKSASMEDIREAVKAVLAGDIAVPAGIDLGIERDQEISDLIKRLQTLTPQQTRVLGMLGEGLLNKQIAYELGVSEATIKAHVSAILQKLDVDSRTQAVIQLAKIGGDPLQNG